One genomic segment of Sediminispirochaeta bajacaliforniensis DSM 16054 includes these proteins:
- the chvE gene encoding multiple monosaccharide ABC transporter substrate-binding protein, protein MDRFVKTLAAIALCSAIVMPLMTGCQKKDSKQQIVGIAMPTQSSQRWIQDGGNMKKILEDRGYKVDLQYAEDNIDAQVNQLENMIVKGAHALVIASIDGESLTNVLEKAADQDIPVIAYDRLIRNSPYVSYYATFDNFLVGVQQGSYLVDKLGLKEGKGPYNIEIFAGSPDDNNAYFFFDGAMSELQPYIDNGQLVVKSGQTDFDQVATLRWDGATAQQRMDNILTAHYSDANVDAVLSPYDGISIGILSSLKSVGYGTSKPMPVVTGQDAEIPSVKSILAGEQAQTVFKDTRVLAQRAADMVDAVLQGKKAEVNDTTTYNNGVKIVPSYLEEPVSVDITNWEEALIDTGYYTKDQLQ, encoded by the coding sequence ATGGATCGATTCGTAAAGACACTTGCGGCGATTGCACTCTGCTCGGCTATTGTCATGCCCCTGATGACCGGCTGTCAGAAAAAAGACTCAAAGCAGCAGATCGTAGGAATCGCAATGCCGACCCAGTCCTCTCAGCGGTGGATTCAGGACGGCGGAAACATGAAGAAGATCCTCGAGGACCGGGGATACAAAGTAGACCTACAGTATGCCGAAGATAATATCGATGCCCAGGTTAATCAGCTGGAAAATATGATTGTAAAGGGAGCCCATGCACTTGTCATTGCCTCCATCGATGGAGAATCCCTGACCAATGTTCTTGAAAAGGCCGCCGATCAGGATATTCCGGTTATTGCCTATGACCGTTTGATCCGAAACAGCCCTTATGTCAGCTATTATGCTACCTTCGATAACTTTCTTGTCGGTGTCCAGCAGGGAAGCTACCTTGTTGATAAGCTGGGGCTCAAAGAGGGGAAAGGACCCTACAATATCGAAATCTTCGCAGGATCACCCGACGACAACAACGCCTATTTCTTCTTCGACGGAGCCATGTCGGAACTTCAACCCTACATCGATAACGGACAGTTGGTGGTAAAAAGCGGGCAAACCGATTTTGATCAGGTGGCGACCCTTCGTTGGGACGGCGCAACGGCACAACAGCGTATGGATAATATTCTCACGGCTCACTATTCAGATGCGAATGTCGACGCGGTGCTTTCTCCCTACGATGGGATTTCTATTGGCATTCTTTCATCGTTGAAAAGCGTGGGCTACGGCACATCCAAGCCGATGCCGGTCGTGACCGGTCAGGACGCCGAAATTCCTTCTGTCAAGTCGATCCTGGCGGGAGAACAGGCCCAAACCGTCTTTAAGGACACAAGAGTCCTTGCCCAACGTGCCGCCGACATGGTTGATGCGGTGCTGCAGGGAAAGAAGGCCGAGGTCAACGATACCACGACGTATAACAACGGAGTAAAGATTGTTCCCTCATATCTTGAGGAACCCGTCTCCGTCGATATCACGAACTGGGAAGAAGCGTTGATCGATACCGGATACTACACCAAAGATCAACTGCAGTAG
- the mmsA gene encoding multiple monosaccharide ABC transporter ATP-binding protein: MAETHLEMRRITKRFPGLLALDEVTMKVNTQEIHALVGENGAGKSTLMNILSGVYPYGSYEGEIILNGNECRFKDIRDSEKFGIVIIHQELALIPYLSIAENIFLGNEQAKNSIIDWNKTSSRAMELLKVVGLNENPATLVSDIGVGKQQMVEIAKALAKDVRLLILDEPTAALNDEESNKLLDLLLELKQKGITSILISHKLNEVEQVADAITVIRDGKVIDNLVKGKDTIDEDRIIKSMVGRDIVDRFPSRTSQIGEVVFEVKEWTVYHPQHNERKVIKNASFNVRKGEVVGFAGLMGAGRTELAMSLFGKSYGQKHQGSIVKAGNEVVLNSVSDAIDNGIAYMTEDRKGYGLVLIDDIRHNITLPSLQKVSEKGVLNSNEEIISAEKYRKKITIKCSGIDQMVDSLSGGNQQKVVLGKWIMAEPEVLILDEPTRGIDVGAKYEIYQIINQLALEGKSIIMISSEMPELLGMCDRIYVVAAGEIAGELQREEASQESIMKIIMTHQKRAKEITV; the protein is encoded by the coding sequence ATGGCTGAGACACATCTTGAGATGCGCAGAATCACGAAACGATTCCCTGGGTTACTTGCCCTCGACGAGGTAACGATGAAGGTCAATACCCAGGAGATACACGCGCTGGTGGGGGAAAACGGTGCGGGGAAATCCACCTTGATGAATATTCTAAGCGGAGTCTACCCCTACGGGAGCTACGAGGGAGAGATCATTCTCAATGGTAATGAATGCAGATTCAAGGATATTAGAGACAGTGAAAAGTTCGGCATCGTGATTATCCATCAGGAACTGGCGCTTATTCCCTATCTCTCTATCGCCGAAAATATCTTCCTCGGAAATGAACAGGCAAAAAACAGCATCATCGATTGGAACAAAACATCCTCCCGAGCCATGGAGTTGCTCAAGGTTGTGGGACTGAATGAGAATCCGGCTACTCTGGTCTCCGATATCGGCGTTGGGAAACAACAAATGGTGGAGATTGCCAAGGCTCTGGCAAAAGATGTGAGGCTGCTGATCCTCGACGAGCCCACTGCCGCCCTGAACGATGAAGAGAGTAATAAGCTGCTTGATCTTTTGCTTGAGCTGAAGCAAAAAGGCATCACCTCCATTCTTATTTCACACAAACTGAACGAAGTCGAACAAGTTGCCGATGCCATTACCGTTATCCGCGACGGGAAAGTGATCGACAACCTTGTAAAAGGAAAAGATACCATTGATGAAGACAGAATCATAAAAAGTATGGTGGGCAGAGACATCGTCGACCGCTTTCCCTCCCGAACCTCTCAGATAGGCGAGGTTGTCTTTGAGGTAAAAGAGTGGACCGTCTATCATCCCCAGCATAATGAGCGCAAGGTTATTAAAAATGCCAGCTTTAACGTCAGGAAGGGAGAGGTCGTAGGCTTTGCCGGGCTCATGGGCGCTGGACGTACAGAACTCGCAATGAGCCTTTTCGGGAAATCCTATGGACAAAAGCACCAGGGGAGCATCGTAAAAGCGGGAAACGAGGTGGTCCTCAATAGTGTCAGCGATGCAATCGACAACGGAATCGCCTATATGACCGAGGATCGCAAAGGCTACGGCCTCGTCCTGATCGACGATATCCGCCACAACATAACCCTTCCATCCCTGCAAAAGGTAAGTGAGAAGGGCGTTCTCAATTCAAATGAAGAAATTATCTCCGCAGAAAAATATCGCAAGAAAATCACCATCAAGTGTTCGGGAATCGATCAGATGGTGGATAGCCTCTCGGGAGGAAACCAACAAAAGGTCGTGCTGGGAAAATGGATTATGGCGGAACCGGAGGTCCTGATCCTCGACGAACCGACACGGGGAATCGATGTCGGTGCAAAATACGAAATCTATCAGATCATTAATCAGCTTGCGTTGGAAGGAAAGTCGATTATCATGATTTCATCGGAGATGCCGGAATTGCTGGGAATGTGCGACCGGATATATGTCGTTGCAGCCGGAGAGATTGCAGGGGAATTACAAAGGGAAGAGGCCAGCCAGGAAAGCATCATGAAAATAATCATGACTCATCAAAAACGAGCAAAGGAAATTACGGTATGA
- the mmsB gene encoding multiple monosaccharide ABC transporter permease produces the protein MNSIKTYFRSNIRQYGMVIALFLIMIFFQIVTRGILFKPANITNLILQNSYVLILAVGMLLCILTGNIDLSVGSVVAFVGAIAAVIMVDMKIPVAPAILISLLVGVAVGAFHGLFIAYFRVPPFIVTLAGMLTFRGLTMVILKGQTKAPFQKSFQAIAAGYLPGREWTIGPFNAIALILGILFSTLFIIAILSGRRNKVKYGFEILPFGFEVVRIFIVVVAINWLTLSLALYNGIPIIMVLLIGLVLLYTFITQKTIFGRHIYALGGNEKAAKLSGVKTKRVMFLVYTNMGLLSALAGMVVAGRLNAATPKAGNMFELDAIASCFIGGASASGGVGTVVGAIVGALVMGVLNNGMSIMGVSVDWQQAIKGLVLLGAVCFDVYTKSKSQAA, from the coding sequence ATGAATAGTATCAAAACCTATTTTAGGAGCAATATCCGTCAATACGGTATGGTGATCGCGCTATTCCTGATCATGATCTTTTTTCAGATCGTTACCAGAGGGATCCTTTTCAAACCCGCAAATATCACAAACCTTATCTTGCAGAATAGTTACGTACTGATTCTTGCGGTCGGGATGCTGCTCTGTATTCTGACGGGAAACATCGATTTGTCCGTCGGTTCCGTCGTAGCCTTCGTGGGGGCCATTGCCGCGGTCATTATGGTGGACATGAAGATACCGGTGGCCCCGGCCATTCTCATCTCGCTCTTGGTCGGAGTCGCTGTAGGAGCCTTCCACGGCCTTTTTATCGCCTATTTCAGGGTCCCGCCCTTTATCGTCACCCTCGCCGGGATGCTTACCTTCAGGGGGCTTACCATGGTCATCCTTAAAGGACAGACAAAGGCGCCCTTCCAGAAATCTTTTCAGGCTATTGCTGCAGGGTATCTGCCGGGAAGAGAATGGACGATAGGACCTTTCAACGCCATCGCTCTCATTCTCGGGATACTTTTTTCCACGCTCTTTATCATCGCTATTCTAAGCGGCAGACGAAACAAGGTAAAATACGGCTTCGAAATTCTTCCCTTCGGATTTGAGGTTGTTCGGATTTTCATCGTTGTCGTCGCCATCAACTGGCTCACGCTGAGTCTTGCACTCTACAACGGGATTCCCATTATCATGGTTCTTCTCATCGGTCTGGTACTGTTGTACACCTTCATAACCCAAAAAACCATCTTCGGCCGCCACATCTACGCCCTCGGCGGTAATGAAAAGGCGGCAAAGCTTTCCGGGGTTAAGACAAAGCGTGTTATGTTTCTCGTCTATACCAATATGGGGCTGCTCTCGGCACTTGCCGGCATGGTGGTGGCGGGGCGCCTGAATGCCGCAACCCCCAAAGCGGGAAACATGTTCGAACTGGACGCCATTGCCTCCTGTTTTATTGGCGGGGCCTCTGCTTCAGGCGGCGTTGGTACCGTCGTAGGGGCAATTGTCGGCGCTCTGGTAATGGGTGTATTGAATAACGGCATGTCGATTATGGGCGTCAGTGTCGACTGGCAGCAGGCGATCAAGGGCCTCGTACTTCTTGGCGCCGTCTGTTTCGATGTCTACACAAAATCGAAATCCCAGGCAGCATAG
- a CDS encoding bifunctional adenosylcobinamide kinase/adenosylcobinamide-phosphate guanylyltransferase, translating to MGHLTLVLGGTKSGKTGWAQKRAAEREKQTGKTILYLATAQGLDPGMEERIRHHRASRPDSWITVEEPYFVADVLDEAARDKGAVILDCLTLLATNIILMKGEAPDPKEAQEAVLAEVEAIISASRRIEPELIIVSNHVEEGLVSPTPLGGMFQDIAGLSHQLIARHADEVVYMIAGIANTLKGQR from the coding sequence ATGGGACATCTGACGTTGGTACTCGGAGGAACAAAAAGCGGAAAAACCGGCTGGGCGCAAAAACGGGCCGCAGAACGAGAAAAGCAGACAGGAAAAACTATTCTCTATCTGGCCACGGCTCAAGGCTTGGATCCGGGGATGGAAGAGAGGATACGGCACCACCGAGCCTCCCGGCCCGACTCCTGGATAACCGTTGAAGAGCCCTACTTTGTCGCTGATGTGCTGGATGAAGCGGCACGGGACAAGGGCGCGGTCATCCTCGACTGCCTTACCCTTCTGGCCACCAATATCATACTCATGAAAGGTGAGGCTCCCGATCCGAAAGAGGCACAGGAGGCCGTATTGGCCGAGGTGGAAGCGATCATTTCCGCCTCACGCCGGATAGAGCCGGAGCTTATCATCGTATCGAATCACGTGGAAGAGGGCCTTGTCTCTCCAACCCCGCTGGGAGGGATGTTTCAGGATATTGCAGGTCTCAGTCATCAGCTTATTGCCCGCCATGCGGACGAGGTGGTTTATATGATTGCGGGAATAGCAAACACGCTAAAGGGGCAGAGGTAA